In the genome of Populus nigra chromosome 9, ddPopNigr1.1, whole genome shotgun sequence, one region contains:
- the LOC133703263 gene encoding nuclear pore complex protein NUP98A isoform X2, producing the protein MFGASNPFGQSSNSPFGTTQPAFGQTSNASNNPFAPKPFGSPTTPFGAQTGSSIFGGTSTGMFGTPQTSSFSATNAFGSSTPAFGTSSTPAFGASSTPAFGASSSSAFGGSSVFGQKPFGGFGSTAQASPFGSTNQQSQSAFGNSLFGSTPFGAPTQSAFGATSTPAFGATSTPAFGATSTPPFGATSTPQAFGATSTTPAFGSTSTTPAFGSTSTAPAFGAPSSTPAFGAPSTTPAFGSTATPGFGSTGTTFTSSPLFGTGGAFGTSTTSGFGASTTTPAFGAPTTSAFGATSSPSFTFSSSPGFGQSASAFGSSPFGSSTSTFPAQTSPFGAQSTTSPFGNNGFAQSGFGAQRPGSRASPYAETAEAEGGAQAGKLLSISAMTAYKDKSHEELRWEDYQLGDKGGPLPAGQSPGGSGFNVSASQPNPFAPPTGLGQTSANIFSSTTTNLFAPKTQTSTPSFNTTSFGPSTSSNLFQSSTTPAFSAGSSPSLFGSTSTPSFSSTPSLFSSTAGQGTASPFGSSMFNNTQPSLSFPSTTPSLGQATAFSQPSPFGPSTTSSLFSSPSTGGLFSSTPSLITPNLGGFNQMTPSQPAPFQMSQPAQNAAGMSGFAGLSNNLGQLSTPQSAVAIQPVPVTNPFGTLPAMPQMSIGRAGTTPSVQYGISSMPVIEKPSPVRVSSLLTSRHLSQRRIRLPARKYYPKHDGPKVPFFSDEEETPSTPKADALFIPRENPRALVIRPMDQWPSRASAEKASPLNASAPVHENGKNSESDFAILSNGYTAGDKNKNLAENGAIKEQAPHVKVNQKPNGVHEDHSAQKEESYMTLSGHRAGEAAIVYEHGADIEALMPKLRRSDYFTEPRIQELAAKERAKPGFCRHVKDFVVGRHGYGSIKFSGETDVRRLDLESLVQFNNREVIVYMDDSKKPPVGQGLNKPAEVTLLNIKCFDKKTGRQFTEGPKIEKYKEMLKRKAEDQGAEFVSYDPVKGEWKFKVNHFSKYMLEEEEEDRDAQATADC; encoded by the exons ATGTTTGGCGCTAGCAATc CTTTTGGACAATCATCAAATAGTCCGTTTGGGACAACGCAGCCGGCTTTTGGTCAGACCAGTAATGCAAGTAATAATCCTTTTGCGCCGAAGCCATTTGGTAGTCCAACAACTCCTTTTGGTGCACAAACAGGGAGTTCTATATTTGGTGGCACTTCAACTGGAATGTTTGGCACACCCCAAACTTCTTCATTCTCTGCAACAAATGCTTTTGGTAGCTCAACGCCTGCTTTTGGAACATCTAGTACCCCTGCTTTTGGAGCGTCTAGTACCCCTGCTTTTGGTGCTTCGTCATCATCAGCATTTGGtg GTTCTTCTGTTTTCGGTCAGAAGCCTTTTGGAGGCTTTGGGTCTACTGCTCAAGCGAGTCCTTTTGGAAGCACAAATCAGCAGTCACAATCAGCTTTTGGGAATAGTTTATTCGGTTCCACACCTTTTGGTGCACCAACTCAGTCTGCATTTGGGGCTACAAGTACTCCAGCCTTTGGCGCTACAAGTACGCCAGCCTTTGGCGCTACAAGCACTCCACCCTTTGGCGCTACAAGCACCCCTCAAGCCTTTGGCGCCACAAGCACCACTCCAGCCTTTGGCTCCACAAGCACCACGCCAGCCTTTGGCTCCACAAGCACCGCCCCAGCCTTTGGCGCCCCAAGCTCCACCCCAGCCTTTGGTGCCCCAAGCACCACCCCAGCCTTTGGCTCAACGGCAACTCCTGGTTTTGGTAGCACAGGAACTACATTTACCAGTTCCCCGTTGTTTGGAACTGGTGGAGCTTTTGGAACTTCCACCACTTCAGGTTTTGGAGCTTCAACTACCACACCTGCCTTTGGGGCACCGACCACTTCTGCTTTTGGGGCTACTTCATCACCATCCTTTACGTTTTCATCCAGTCCAGGTTTTGGCCAATCAGCTTCTGCTTTTGGGAGCAGCCCATTTGGAAGCTCTACATCAACTTTTCCAGCCCAGACTTCTCCCTTTG GAGCCCAGAGTACAACATCACCATTTGGGAACAATGGCTTTGCCCAGTCAGGTTTTGGGGCGCAACGTCCTGGAAGTAGAGCATCACCATATGCAGAAACAGCTGAGGCAGAAGGTGGTGCACAGGCTGGGAAATTATTGTCGATATCAGCCATGACTGCATACAAAGATAAAAGCCATGAGGAGCTAAGGTGGGAGGACTATCAATTGGGAGACAAAG GTGGACCACTTCCTGCTGGTCAATCTCCTGGCGGGAGCGGATTTAATGTCTCAGCCTCACAGCCAAATCCTTTTGCTCCTCCAACTGGACTTGGTCAAACGTCTGcaaatatattttcttcaacAACTACAAACCTGTTTGCTCCAAAAACTCAAACATCTACACCTTCATTCAACACAACCTCCTTTGGCCCTTCAACATCTTCCAATCTCTTTCAGTCATCAACAACACCTGCATTCTCAGCTGGTTCATCTCCGTCTCTTTTTGGATCAACAAGTACACCTAGTTTTAGTTCAACACCATCCTTGTTTAGTTCTACTGCAGGCCAAGGAACTGCCTCACCATTTGGTTCTAGTATGTTTAATAACACCCAACCATCTCTCTCATTCCCATCAACCACACCTTCACTGGGACAGGCTACTGCATTTTCACAGCCCAGTCCATTTGGACCAAGTACCACTAGTTCATTGTTCAGTAGCCCTTCCACTGGTGGCCTTTTCTCAAGCACCCCGTCTCTGATAACTCCAAATCTGGGGGGGTTTAATCAAATGACA CCATCTCAACCAGCACCTTTTCAAATGTCTCAGCCAGCTCAGAATGCAG CTGGTATGAGTGGCTTTGCTGGTTTATCAAACAATTTGGGGCAATT gTCTACCCCACAAAGTGCTGTTGCTATACAACCAGTTCCTGTTACAAATCCATTTGGAACACTTCCTGCAATGCCTCAAATGTCTATTGGTCGAGCTGGAACTACACCTTCAGTTCAATATGGGATTTCTTCTATGCCT GTCATTGAGAAACCCTCTCCTGTTAGAGTATCATCCTTATTGACTTCTCGGCACCTGTCACAGAGGAGGATTAGGTTGCCTGCTAGGAAATATTACCCTAAGCATGATGGTCCGAAG GTTCCATTTTTCAGTGATGAAGAAGAAACGCCCAGTACACCAAAGGCAGATGCTCTTTTCATTCCGAGGGAAAACCCAAGAGCTCTGGTGATTCGTCCTATGGACCAGTGGCCTTCAAGGGCAAGTGCAGAGAAAGCATCTCCATTGAATGCATCTGCACCAGTACATGAGAATG GAAAAAATTCAGAATCAGACTTTGCCATTCTCTCAAATGGTTACACTGCTGGTGATAAAAATA AAAATTTGGCTGAAAATGGTGCAATCAAGGAGCAAGCCCCCCATGTCAAAGTCAACCAGAAACCTAATGGAGTCCATGAGGATCATTCAGCTCAGAAAGAGGAGTCCTACATGACACTTAGTGGTCACAGAGCTGGCGAGGCTGCAATTGTGTATGAGCATGGAGCAGATATTGAGGCACTAATGCCAAAACTGCGACGTTCTGACTATTTTACTGAGCCTCGTATCCAGGAACTGGCAGCCAAGGAGAGGGCTAAACCAGGTTTCTGCCGCCATGTTAAGGATTTTGTGGTTGGAAGGCATGGCTATGGAAGCATCAAGTTCTCGGGTGAAACAGATGTTCGACGGCTTGATCTTGAGTCCCTTGTTCAGTTTAATAACCGGGAGGTTATTGTGTACATGGATGATAGCAAGAAACCACCTGTTGGACAAGGTCTCAACAAGCCCGCTGAGGTAACACTTCTCAACATAAAATGCTTTGACAAGAAGACTGGACGTCAGTTCACAGAAGGACCTAAAATAGAGAAATACAAGGAGATGCTCAAAAGGAAGGCCGAAGACCAAGGTGCTGAATTTGTTTCATATGACCCTGTTAAAGGAGAGTGGAAGTTCAAGGTCAACCATTTCAGCAAGTACatgctggaggaggaggaagaggatcGGGATGCGCAAGCTACCGCAGATTGTTGA
- the LOC133703263 gene encoding nuclear pore complex protein NUP98A isoform X1: MFGASNPFGQSSNSPFGTTQPAFGQTSNASNNPFAPKPFGSPTTPFGAQTGSSIFGGTSTGMFGTPQTSSFSATNAFGSSTPAFGTSSTPAFGASSTPAFGASSSSAFGGSSVFGQKPFGGFGSTAQASPFGSTNQQSQSAFGNSLFGSTPFGAPTQSAFGATSTPAFGATSTPAFGATSTPPFGATSTPQAFGATSTTPAFGSTSTTPAFGSTSTAPAFGAPSSTPAFGAPSTTPAFGSTATPGFGSTGTTFTSSPLFGTGGAFGTSTTSGFGASTTTPAFGAPTTSAFGATSSPSFTFSSSPGFGQSASAFGSSPFGSSTSTFPAQTSPFGAQSTTSPFGNNGFAQSGFGAQRPGSRASPYAETAEAEGGAQAGKLLSISAMTAYKDKSHEELRWEDYQLGDKGGPLPAGQSPGGSGFNVSASQPNPFAPPTGLGQTSANIFSSTTTNLFAPKTQTSTPSFNTTSFGPSTSSNLFQSSTTPAFSAGSSPSLFGSTSTPSFSSTPSLFSSTAGQGTASPFGSSMFNNTQPSLSFPSTTPSLGQATAFSQPSPFGPSTTSSLFSSPSTGGLFSSTPSLITPNLGGFNQMTPSQPAPFQMSQPAQNAGTFASNFSQTQAAGMSGFAGLSNNLGQLSTPQSAVAIQPVPVTNPFGTLPAMPQMSIGRAGTTPSVQYGISSMPVIEKPSPVRVSSLLTSRHLSQRRIRLPARKYYPKHDGPKVPFFSDEEETPSTPKADALFIPRENPRALVIRPMDQWPSRASAEKASPLNASAPVHENGKNSESDFAILSNGYTAGDKNKNLAENGAIKEQAPHVKVNQKPNGVHEDHSAQKEESYMTLSGHRAGEAAIVYEHGADIEALMPKLRRSDYFTEPRIQELAAKERAKPGFCRHVKDFVVGRHGYGSIKFSGETDVRRLDLESLVQFNNREVIVYMDDSKKPPVGQGLNKPAEVTLLNIKCFDKKTGRQFTEGPKIEKYKEMLKRKAEDQGAEFVSYDPVKGEWKFKVNHFSKYMLEEEEEDRDAQATADC, from the exons ATGTTTGGCGCTAGCAATc CTTTTGGACAATCATCAAATAGTCCGTTTGGGACAACGCAGCCGGCTTTTGGTCAGACCAGTAATGCAAGTAATAATCCTTTTGCGCCGAAGCCATTTGGTAGTCCAACAACTCCTTTTGGTGCACAAACAGGGAGTTCTATATTTGGTGGCACTTCAACTGGAATGTTTGGCACACCCCAAACTTCTTCATTCTCTGCAACAAATGCTTTTGGTAGCTCAACGCCTGCTTTTGGAACATCTAGTACCCCTGCTTTTGGAGCGTCTAGTACCCCTGCTTTTGGTGCTTCGTCATCATCAGCATTTGGtg GTTCTTCTGTTTTCGGTCAGAAGCCTTTTGGAGGCTTTGGGTCTACTGCTCAAGCGAGTCCTTTTGGAAGCACAAATCAGCAGTCACAATCAGCTTTTGGGAATAGTTTATTCGGTTCCACACCTTTTGGTGCACCAACTCAGTCTGCATTTGGGGCTACAAGTACTCCAGCCTTTGGCGCTACAAGTACGCCAGCCTTTGGCGCTACAAGCACTCCACCCTTTGGCGCTACAAGCACCCCTCAAGCCTTTGGCGCCACAAGCACCACTCCAGCCTTTGGCTCCACAAGCACCACGCCAGCCTTTGGCTCCACAAGCACCGCCCCAGCCTTTGGCGCCCCAAGCTCCACCCCAGCCTTTGGTGCCCCAAGCACCACCCCAGCCTTTGGCTCAACGGCAACTCCTGGTTTTGGTAGCACAGGAACTACATTTACCAGTTCCCCGTTGTTTGGAACTGGTGGAGCTTTTGGAACTTCCACCACTTCAGGTTTTGGAGCTTCAACTACCACACCTGCCTTTGGGGCACCGACCACTTCTGCTTTTGGGGCTACTTCATCACCATCCTTTACGTTTTCATCCAGTCCAGGTTTTGGCCAATCAGCTTCTGCTTTTGGGAGCAGCCCATTTGGAAGCTCTACATCAACTTTTCCAGCCCAGACTTCTCCCTTTG GAGCCCAGAGTACAACATCACCATTTGGGAACAATGGCTTTGCCCAGTCAGGTTTTGGGGCGCAACGTCCTGGAAGTAGAGCATCACCATATGCAGAAACAGCTGAGGCAGAAGGTGGTGCACAGGCTGGGAAATTATTGTCGATATCAGCCATGACTGCATACAAAGATAAAAGCCATGAGGAGCTAAGGTGGGAGGACTATCAATTGGGAGACAAAG GTGGACCACTTCCTGCTGGTCAATCTCCTGGCGGGAGCGGATTTAATGTCTCAGCCTCACAGCCAAATCCTTTTGCTCCTCCAACTGGACTTGGTCAAACGTCTGcaaatatattttcttcaacAACTACAAACCTGTTTGCTCCAAAAACTCAAACATCTACACCTTCATTCAACACAACCTCCTTTGGCCCTTCAACATCTTCCAATCTCTTTCAGTCATCAACAACACCTGCATTCTCAGCTGGTTCATCTCCGTCTCTTTTTGGATCAACAAGTACACCTAGTTTTAGTTCAACACCATCCTTGTTTAGTTCTACTGCAGGCCAAGGAACTGCCTCACCATTTGGTTCTAGTATGTTTAATAACACCCAACCATCTCTCTCATTCCCATCAACCACACCTTCACTGGGACAGGCTACTGCATTTTCACAGCCCAGTCCATTTGGACCAAGTACCACTAGTTCATTGTTCAGTAGCCCTTCCACTGGTGGCCTTTTCTCAAGCACCCCGTCTCTGATAACTCCAAATCTGGGGGGGTTTAATCAAATGACA CCATCTCAACCAGCACCTTTTCAAATGTCTCAGCCAGCTCAGAATGCAGGTACTTTTGCCTCGAACTTTAGTCAGACACAAGCAG CTGGTATGAGTGGCTTTGCTGGTTTATCAAACAATTTGGGGCAATT gTCTACCCCACAAAGTGCTGTTGCTATACAACCAGTTCCTGTTACAAATCCATTTGGAACACTTCCTGCAATGCCTCAAATGTCTATTGGTCGAGCTGGAACTACACCTTCAGTTCAATATGGGATTTCTTCTATGCCT GTCATTGAGAAACCCTCTCCTGTTAGAGTATCATCCTTATTGACTTCTCGGCACCTGTCACAGAGGAGGATTAGGTTGCCTGCTAGGAAATATTACCCTAAGCATGATGGTCCGAAG GTTCCATTTTTCAGTGATGAAGAAGAAACGCCCAGTACACCAAAGGCAGATGCTCTTTTCATTCCGAGGGAAAACCCAAGAGCTCTGGTGATTCGTCCTATGGACCAGTGGCCTTCAAGGGCAAGTGCAGAGAAAGCATCTCCATTGAATGCATCTGCACCAGTACATGAGAATG GAAAAAATTCAGAATCAGACTTTGCCATTCTCTCAAATGGTTACACTGCTGGTGATAAAAATA AAAATTTGGCTGAAAATGGTGCAATCAAGGAGCAAGCCCCCCATGTCAAAGTCAACCAGAAACCTAATGGAGTCCATGAGGATCATTCAGCTCAGAAAGAGGAGTCCTACATGACACTTAGTGGTCACAGAGCTGGCGAGGCTGCAATTGTGTATGAGCATGGAGCAGATATTGAGGCACTAATGCCAAAACTGCGACGTTCTGACTATTTTACTGAGCCTCGTATCCAGGAACTGGCAGCCAAGGAGAGGGCTAAACCAGGTTTCTGCCGCCATGTTAAGGATTTTGTGGTTGGAAGGCATGGCTATGGAAGCATCAAGTTCTCGGGTGAAACAGATGTTCGACGGCTTGATCTTGAGTCCCTTGTTCAGTTTAATAACCGGGAGGTTATTGTGTACATGGATGATAGCAAGAAACCACCTGTTGGACAAGGTCTCAACAAGCCCGCTGAGGTAACACTTCTCAACATAAAATGCTTTGACAAGAAGACTGGACGTCAGTTCACAGAAGGACCTAAAATAGAGAAATACAAGGAGATGCTCAAAAGGAAGGCCGAAGACCAAGGTGCTGAATTTGTTTCATATGACCCTGTTAAAGGAGAGTGGAAGTTCAAGGTCAACCATTTCAGCAAGTACatgctggaggaggaggaagaggatcGGGATGCGCAAGCTACCGCAGATTGTTGA
- the LOC133703263 gene encoding nuclear pore complex protein NUP98A isoform X3 produces MFGASNPFGQSSNSPFGTTQPAFGQTSNASNNPFAPKPFGSPTTPFGAQTGSSIFGGTSTGMFGTPQTSSFSATNAFGSSTPAFGTSSTPAFGASSTPAFGASSSSAFGGSSVFGQKPFGGFGSTAQASPFGSTNQQSQSAFGNSLFGSTPFGAPTQSAFGATSTPAFGATSTPAFGATSTPPFGATSTPQAFGATSTTPAFGSTSTTPAFGSTSTAPAFGAPSSTPAFGAPSTTPAFGSTATPGFGSTGTTFTSSPLFGTGGAFGTSTTSGFGASTTTPAFGAPTTSAFGATSSPSFTFSSSPGFGQSASAFGSSPFGSSTSTFPAQTSPFGAQSTTSPFGNNGFAQSGFGAQRPGSRASPYAETAEAEGGAQAGKLLSISAMTAYKDKSHEELRWEDYQLGDKGGPLPAGQSPGGSGFNVSASQPNPFAPPTGLGQTSANIFSSTTTNLFAPKTQTSTPSFNTTSFGPSTSSNLFQSSTTPAFSAGSSPSLFGSTSTPSFSSTPSLFSSTAGQGTASPFGSSMFNNTQPSLSFPSTTPSLGQATAFSQPSPFGPSTTSSLFSSPSTGGLFSSTPSLITPNLGGFNQMTPSQPAPFQMSQPAQNAGTFASNFSQTQAAGMSGFAGLSNNLGQLSTPQSAVAIQPVPVTNPFGTLPAMPQMSIGRAGTTPSVQYGISSMPVIEKPSPVRVSSLLTSRHLSQRRIRLPARKYYPKHDGPKVPFFSDEEETPSTPKADALFIPRENPRALVIRPMDQWPSRASAEKASPLNASAPVHENENLAENGAIKEQAPHVKVNQKPNGVHEDHSAQKEESYMTLSGHRAGEAAIVYEHGADIEALMPKLRRSDYFTEPRIQELAAKERAKPGFCRHVKDFVVGRHGYGSIKFSGETDVRRLDLESLVQFNNREVIVYMDDSKKPPVGQGLNKPAEVTLLNIKCFDKKTGRQFTEGPKIEKYKEMLKRKAEDQGAEFVSYDPVKGEWKFKVNHFSKYMLEEEEEDRDAQATADC; encoded by the exons ATGTTTGGCGCTAGCAATc CTTTTGGACAATCATCAAATAGTCCGTTTGGGACAACGCAGCCGGCTTTTGGTCAGACCAGTAATGCAAGTAATAATCCTTTTGCGCCGAAGCCATTTGGTAGTCCAACAACTCCTTTTGGTGCACAAACAGGGAGTTCTATATTTGGTGGCACTTCAACTGGAATGTTTGGCACACCCCAAACTTCTTCATTCTCTGCAACAAATGCTTTTGGTAGCTCAACGCCTGCTTTTGGAACATCTAGTACCCCTGCTTTTGGAGCGTCTAGTACCCCTGCTTTTGGTGCTTCGTCATCATCAGCATTTGGtg GTTCTTCTGTTTTCGGTCAGAAGCCTTTTGGAGGCTTTGGGTCTACTGCTCAAGCGAGTCCTTTTGGAAGCACAAATCAGCAGTCACAATCAGCTTTTGGGAATAGTTTATTCGGTTCCACACCTTTTGGTGCACCAACTCAGTCTGCATTTGGGGCTACAAGTACTCCAGCCTTTGGCGCTACAAGTACGCCAGCCTTTGGCGCTACAAGCACTCCACCCTTTGGCGCTACAAGCACCCCTCAAGCCTTTGGCGCCACAAGCACCACTCCAGCCTTTGGCTCCACAAGCACCACGCCAGCCTTTGGCTCCACAAGCACCGCCCCAGCCTTTGGCGCCCCAAGCTCCACCCCAGCCTTTGGTGCCCCAAGCACCACCCCAGCCTTTGGCTCAACGGCAACTCCTGGTTTTGGTAGCACAGGAACTACATTTACCAGTTCCCCGTTGTTTGGAACTGGTGGAGCTTTTGGAACTTCCACCACTTCAGGTTTTGGAGCTTCAACTACCACACCTGCCTTTGGGGCACCGACCACTTCTGCTTTTGGGGCTACTTCATCACCATCCTTTACGTTTTCATCCAGTCCAGGTTTTGGCCAATCAGCTTCTGCTTTTGGGAGCAGCCCATTTGGAAGCTCTACATCAACTTTTCCAGCCCAGACTTCTCCCTTTG GAGCCCAGAGTACAACATCACCATTTGGGAACAATGGCTTTGCCCAGTCAGGTTTTGGGGCGCAACGTCCTGGAAGTAGAGCATCACCATATGCAGAAACAGCTGAGGCAGAAGGTGGTGCACAGGCTGGGAAATTATTGTCGATATCAGCCATGACTGCATACAAAGATAAAAGCCATGAGGAGCTAAGGTGGGAGGACTATCAATTGGGAGACAAAG GTGGACCACTTCCTGCTGGTCAATCTCCTGGCGGGAGCGGATTTAATGTCTCAGCCTCACAGCCAAATCCTTTTGCTCCTCCAACTGGACTTGGTCAAACGTCTGcaaatatattttcttcaacAACTACAAACCTGTTTGCTCCAAAAACTCAAACATCTACACCTTCATTCAACACAACCTCCTTTGGCCCTTCAACATCTTCCAATCTCTTTCAGTCATCAACAACACCTGCATTCTCAGCTGGTTCATCTCCGTCTCTTTTTGGATCAACAAGTACACCTAGTTTTAGTTCAACACCATCCTTGTTTAGTTCTACTGCAGGCCAAGGAACTGCCTCACCATTTGGTTCTAGTATGTTTAATAACACCCAACCATCTCTCTCATTCCCATCAACCACACCTTCACTGGGACAGGCTACTGCATTTTCACAGCCCAGTCCATTTGGACCAAGTACCACTAGTTCATTGTTCAGTAGCCCTTCCACTGGTGGCCTTTTCTCAAGCACCCCGTCTCTGATAACTCCAAATCTGGGGGGGTTTAATCAAATGACA CCATCTCAACCAGCACCTTTTCAAATGTCTCAGCCAGCTCAGAATGCAGGTACTTTTGCCTCGAACTTTAGTCAGACACAAGCAG CTGGTATGAGTGGCTTTGCTGGTTTATCAAACAATTTGGGGCAATT gTCTACCCCACAAAGTGCTGTTGCTATACAACCAGTTCCTGTTACAAATCCATTTGGAACACTTCCTGCAATGCCTCAAATGTCTATTGGTCGAGCTGGAACTACACCTTCAGTTCAATATGGGATTTCTTCTATGCCT GTCATTGAGAAACCCTCTCCTGTTAGAGTATCATCCTTATTGACTTCTCGGCACCTGTCACAGAGGAGGATTAGGTTGCCTGCTAGGAAATATTACCCTAAGCATGATGGTCCGAAG GTTCCATTTTTCAGTGATGAAGAAGAAACGCCCAGTACACCAAAGGCAGATGCTCTTTTCATTCCGAGGGAAAACCCAAGAGCTCTGGTGATTCGTCCTATGGACCAGTGGCCTTCAAGGGCAAGTGCAGAGAAAGCATCTCCATTGAATGCATCTGCACCAGTACATGAGAATG AAAATTTGGCTGAAAATGGTGCAATCAAGGAGCAAGCCCCCCATGTCAAAGTCAACCAGAAACCTAATGGAGTCCATGAGGATCATTCAGCTCAGAAAGAGGAGTCCTACATGACACTTAGTGGTCACAGAGCTGGCGAGGCTGCAATTGTGTATGAGCATGGAGCAGATATTGAGGCACTAATGCCAAAACTGCGACGTTCTGACTATTTTACTGAGCCTCGTATCCAGGAACTGGCAGCCAAGGAGAGGGCTAAACCAGGTTTCTGCCGCCATGTTAAGGATTTTGTGGTTGGAAGGCATGGCTATGGAAGCATCAAGTTCTCGGGTGAAACAGATGTTCGACGGCTTGATCTTGAGTCCCTTGTTCAGTTTAATAACCGGGAGGTTATTGTGTACATGGATGATAGCAAGAAACCACCTGTTGGACAAGGTCTCAACAAGCCCGCTGAGGTAACACTTCTCAACATAAAATGCTTTGACAAGAAGACTGGACGTCAGTTCACAGAAGGACCTAAAATAGAGAAATACAAGGAGATGCTCAAAAGGAAGGCCGAAGACCAAGGTGCTGAATTTGTTTCATATGACCCTGTTAAAGGAGAGTGGAAGTTCAAGGTCAACCATTTCAGCAAGTACatgctggaggaggaggaagaggatcGGGATGCGCAAGCTACCGCAGATTGTTGA